Genomic segment of Dunckerocampus dactyliophorus isolate RoL2022-P2 chromosome 13, RoL_Ddac_1.1, whole genome shotgun sequence:
acgaacAAGGCCGGAGTCTGTCAATCTTATCCAGTTTAAGTGGAATGGCTGAAAAATCTGAaatgacctgcagtgtgaatgtagaaGGCTTGCGTACGTGTTcattacgcaaaaaaatgtaacgtaataaATTACCTAAATTAGTTCCCgccatttcagctttttcctgTCACATTACgccttttgctttatttttctcatttttgcttgggtttttgtgtttatgttatttctacaatgtgctgcgggccaagtAAAAATGAGCCACAAGATGCAAATGAGCCCCTGGGttgaactttggacaccccctttTACAGCTTTTCGTCAGGGTTGTGTGAGTGACGTGACTTCAACTCTGAGAGCAACCACAGCTTTTGTCGACTatttagccagttagcttcCTGTCGCGAGTGAACTAttgtaattaaagagagaatgGGAATATTATTGCAGCAGGAGCTAATCGATTGAGTGACAACGGTCAGTACACACAAAATTGGAAGACAAGGCGTTTGCAGATGTGGGCTGCGGTGTCACTGAACGAGTCAGTGAGACCGGGAGGCTGAGCAACGAAATTGAAACCGGCAAAATCCAATCAAATGCGTACCTTTAGAATAGCAAAGCGTACACGCGTATTCAAGGCTCCAAATGCATGAGGTGTATGAAAAatgcgtacatgttggcaggtctggaaATGTATAAATAGTTGATATCTGCAAAACATAATCATGTAATGCCAACTTGCTACTGATTGTTGTGTTCAGAAAAAGGGCTCTCACCATATTTATGCTCTCCAAATTATCAAGCGGGTACTGGCTGTTAGTGAGGTAGGTATCCACCAGGGTCATGTAGTCTGTCAAGAGAGTATCTAGCAGTACCAGTCTGAGAGGCTGCAAGTGGATCACTGATAGCGCCAACACCTTCAGCATGGGTGTGGGACACGGACGCTTGTACCACAACTCGGTTTCCTCCTGCGAAAAATACACTGTCATGAAGTTGACATATTCTGTTAAAACAGTGTTCCTCTTCCATTACATAGTACCTTCGTCAGCTGGGACTTGGTCTTTAGTGACAAGAGCTGGGAGGAGGGCACCTTCAAGTGGAGGCCCACCACCTCGTGAAGAGTGCTCACTCTATCTGGAAGGAAGCCTCCCGTCTCAGAGTGGAAGCACATGACATCTGCCACCTTGGACAAACAAGGTCCAAGAgtaacacacatatacatatacatacacacacacacacactcacatatatatatatacacataatattaatatatatatatatatatatatatacacacacacacacacacacacacacacacacctgtgtgtcaaagacatacacatatatacacgtacatacacacacacacacacacacacacacacatatatacatacatacatatacacatacctGTGTGTCAAAGACattcatcagctttattccaaACTGTGTCATCAGACTTCCAGCAATAGCTCTGCAGTCATGGATTACCTGCGGCATGTAACAAAATCAACAAAGGCACAACAAATCTGCAAGACAAAACACAAACTATGCTCACCTTCAGTATGTGCTTATTCTCGAGAATCATGGAAAGACCATTTTTAAAGGCCCGCGCTCCAAGCAACAGGATGTCAAATAGATagactttgttttttgtggcaATCTAAAGGAAAAACAGCATGGAAAAGTATCACTAATTTACCCTGTACATAACattgaaatgactttttttatgtttacatgttggccacatagttacagtctggagatcgggaagaccttggttcgattctcccttgggaattttctgtgtggagtttgcatgttctccccgtgcgtgggttttctccgggtactctagtttcctcccacattccaaaaacatgcaaattggcgagtctaaattgtccattaggtatgaatgtgagtgtgaatggttgtttgtttatatgtgcccagcgattggctggcgaccagtccagggtgtaccccgcctgtcgccccaagtcagctgggatcggccccagcatatccccgcgaccctagtgaggagaagcggcatagaaaatggatggatggatgctataATTCCCCACTGGATTACAATATGgctttaaaagcccctgaaatgagcaggatatgGCCGCCTTTACGTcatacaatttggagttcaacgtgcattttctggaaaaagatgcctcaaaagtcacacagaaacacagaaaagtTAATCATCATCATGCGTGATGATGTGAGACTTCTGCAGAATTAACACAAAACTTTTAGTGATGATACCGTCGTCCCTCGCCTCATTGTGTTTCCAaaattgctccctcactctatcacggtttttcaaaaacgaaTTAATGAATGGCCGCTCTTTGGTGATTTAATATGGACTAtgattagtcaaaatatatgaatattaaGTCAAGTTTACATACTCTTGGCCTAATTTAAGCATATgaagaataaaaatgactaaatgaatggCTAaatatatacgatatatatatatatatatatatgcctaccaaaatatatacaatgtatacaaaatatttaattatatattaaattatattttggagacagtaaagtaaaaagtgatagaaatttaaagctttgtctttaaatacaaagctttgtgttattattcaacatttcagctttttctcgttGTGCCTTTTGTTGCTCTACTTTTaccatttattctgttttttatatgttattttgtttctgcagtgatgcaatgaaaaatgagcaacggatggcccccgagccgcactgTGGTCACACCTACTTTGTGGGTCGGACTTGTGGCGTGGGCTCTACTGTATAAGCAAATTACAACTCTGCTTGTTGACTCAGTGTCATGAGCGAGCGttggtgaggagagagagactggtcaatgtgttacaatagtCAGACCTAACGAGCTGTAGTTCGAAGATTTTTTGGAGGCGCACGTCTATGgcgttatacagtatatgtgcctcAATTTttaggtagcaaaggcagattttgagtcaTATTAAAGTGCAATaactgctattgtgtgctcaGGCACATCACTGCGCACAGTCACTCCATCTCTCCCTCTCGCACGTTGCTCACTCAACCTTTGCCAAATAATATGAATTATAATGGAAGTCTATGCTGCCATTTTGGTAAATTTTGTACGTTAcgtaatacatttttcaaactcCCAGCTGCAATGGTTTAGAAACGTCAGCATGGTGCCATTTGGAACTTCAGCACATTTTACACACTCCCGGGAAATTTTAGCCCCCTAGTGTTTTTTtaggttgtgtttttttatgcttttgcATTGATTTAAACATAAAATTCACAGAATTTACCAAAATGGTCGACGATACCGTATAAGGGTCTTATTTATgacttaaatggtttattttctggtTATACTGTATCTACTATAGTGCGTGATATgattgtaaaagtgactataggggtgttattctgTGTCTCATGGCCTCTAATAATATTGAAAACGTATGCAGATGttcgtaaataggttttctatgctccaactaccaaaatagtagaattataaataaggaatcttactttgcagaaattcatttatcgcggtagGGTCgggaactaattaaccgtgataaatgagggattactgtaccagaGAAGGGTGCCAGTGGTAACAAGGAAAAATGTGATGACGACCATGGAACCAGTAACTGAATTTAAAGAATTCACTGTAGGAAAATTCAAAGTGACTTCAAAGTGGCACACATGTCTCTGTTCTAGCTGTTGGGTACAATATGGTTGAAGTCTCAAAAAGTCaacataattaataaaacaacCACGAAATGTACACTACACAACTCAGTCATCAAAGTAAGAATGAGTACATAATTTCTTAGATTTTACTGTATAGCACTTAATTACATAAAGTATGATGCTAGTTGCCGTCATCAGTCCCCATGAGTTTGGTGTCAAAGAGTAAGTAACTcgcttattttggttttatttagtCTTCTTATACAGTGGGTAACTTATTGTTACCTTTGTATGACAGTTCAGAAAGTTACACTGTTACTTAAACCATTGCTTGCACAGTTAATAAGGTTTATGATGGCTTTTTGTGACAGTTTGATCCTgggactgatttttttttcttaattataACTGACTTCTAtgtgaaaaatgtggaattggGATTCATGGAAACATATGTTGGCaatatataaatgaaatgtaatCCTGCTCCCCACCCGCATCTttaaatttttctgtatgcggacctcattggaaaaagtttggacaccctcgaTGTAAATGATTGACTGTTCTTCCTGCTGTATTGGACTTTCTTACCTGAAGCCAACACAATCTCCCGTGATTGTACATCGCGACCCCATCAGCCCCCACGCCAACCACATGCTGCTTCTTGATGTTCATCACCTAAAAGTATGAAAGTAgacattattttaaacattatgTAAGAGTATGCAAACATGGCTTAACGCTCCTTCAACTTACAGCAGATCCGAATTTGTCATGAAACTCATCAATAACTTCAAAGTTGATGcattcttcatcttcatctataaaaaaacatgaatttaacAACAACtgattatttacattttggatgagaatgaatgaatatgataATGTACACAGAGCTCACCGTGGTAAACAGACTTTCTGTATGGCTGGAACTTTTTCACCTTCAAGTGCTCTTCCAGGTCTTCAGGAATATTTCTGTGCAACATGTTTTGTTGAGAGACCCTCAAACACTTAACTAGGGTTGGgcaatactgcaaattttggtattgatccatgaccaagtaaatacagggccagtgaTGCCGATGGATACTCTCTACTTGACGTTTTATAAGAGTATTGAatcattttgtgattttgcctttaatttgttgatcatgactATAATTACAATACAACTCAGGACAAACATtttaggcagaaaaaaaatttacCCAAAGAATGCTAGTGCAAAATAGTCAATActgcaaaataactaaacatAAGAAAAAACTATTGGTTCCCATTCATATCCTGTGGCTTTTTGCCCACAAAGCCCTCCTAAACAATACATACATGTAAATAAAACGTAAACAATGCAGCAATacgaacaaaacaacaaaaaacacatttgtgaaaCTATTCATGGAATAACTGTATCATCAAGCTAATATCGATACAACACTGATACACCTTTGTGTTGATATGATCGATATTTGTATCGATCCGCCCACCCCGACTGACAGCAACTTACCCATGCTCTGTGTCCTCTTCATCGGTAAACTCAACTGTTGACtcagacacaaaaaaatgtcatattttgggATTTCTACCCAAATTATAGCGTCAATATTACCAGACTGTTGAGTACATGTGAATGTAATTACCATTAAGAATGTCACGACCAAAGAACAATCTTGAACCGGAAATTTTACAGCAGTTGCCGCCATTTATGACT
This window contains:
- the exd1 gene encoding piRNA biogenesis protein EXD1 isoform X1 — protein: MFDDDANFINIFRGKRIKLTLRTSSYLGVVQRIDANKALVLTEVSVINGGNCCKISGSRLFFGRDILNVEFTDEEDTEHGNIPEDLEEHLKVKKFQPYRKSVYHDEDEECINFEVIDEFHDKFGSAVMNIKKQHVVGVGADGVAMYNHGRLCWLQIATKNKVYLFDILLLGARAFKNGLSMILENKHILKVIHDCRAIAGSLMTQFGIKLMNVFDTQVADVMCFHSETGGFLPDRVSTLHEVVGLHLKVPSSQLLSLKTKSQLTKEETELWYKRPCPTPMLKVLALSVIHLQPLRLVLLDTLLTDYMTLVDTYLTNSQYPLDNLESINMESVFELPSELRQLEQMRLERRECAAKHYPVTDEGLLTRFSPETGSPIQTTPVEEEHKCTGPTEESPAPEADQKHPFTHLFDVNDVASVNEAAQDPASSTLSAPRRQIPFSTPPSRGVGRGFTALLMGVMGRGRHFGKEQSASELIPPHHENSSTNHEREKWGQHSLWD
- the exd1 gene encoding piRNA biogenesis protein EXD1 isoform X2, whose translation is MFDDDANFINIFRGKRIKLTLRTSSYLGVVQRIDANKALVLTEVINGGNCCKISGSRLFFGRDILNVEFTDEEDTEHGNIPEDLEEHLKVKKFQPYRKSVYHDEDEECINFEVIDEFHDKFGSAVMNIKKQHVVGVGADGVAMYNHGRLCWLQIATKNKVYLFDILLLGARAFKNGLSMILENKHILKVIHDCRAIAGSLMTQFGIKLMNVFDTQVADVMCFHSETGGFLPDRVSTLHEVVGLHLKVPSSQLLSLKTKSQLTKEETELWYKRPCPTPMLKVLALSVIHLQPLRLVLLDTLLTDYMTLVDTYLTNSQYPLDNLESINMESVFELPSELRQLEQMRLERRECAAKHYPVTDEGLLTRFSPETGSPIQTTPVEEEHKCTGPTEESPAPEADQKHPFTHLFDVNDVASVNEAAQDPASSTLSAPRRQIPFSTPPSRGVGRGFTALLMGVMGRGRHFGKEQSASELIPPHHENSSTNHEREKWGQHSLWD